The Gemmatimonadaceae bacterium genome includes a region encoding these proteins:
- a CDS encoding cupin domain-containing protein, which yields MRLTRVTHVAIAVLLFCSSRLSSAQAATQGVVRPHEVLKQVVTGMPRDSAQEIRVITAIFQAGDKTVFHTHRQPVTVYVLEGTFTLEMEGRKPATVRAGEAFVEPPNVRMTGHDYSATGRTRVVVFYVSEPRAPFLDPIS from the coding sequence ATGCGCCTAACGCGAGTGACACACGTTGCGATTGCTGTTCTCCTGTTCTGCTCGAGCCGATTGAGTTCCGCGCAGGCGGCAACGCAGGGCGTCGTACGACCGCATGAGGTCCTCAAACAGGTCGTGACGGGGATGCCGCGGGACTCGGCGCAGGAAATTCGCGTGATCACCGCGATCTTTCAGGCGGGCGACAAAACCGTGTTCCACACGCATCGGCAGCCCGTCACGGTTTATGTCCTCGAGGGCACGTTCACGCTGGAGATGGAGGGACGGAAGCCAGCCACGGTCCGAGCCGGCGAGGCGTTCGTCGAACCGCCGAACGTTCGCATGACGGGTCACGACTACAGCGCGACGGGGCGGACGCGGGTCGTTGTTTTTTACGTCAGCGAGCCGCGTGCGCCGTTCCTCGACCCGATTTCCTAG